The sequence ACACACCACTGTTCTGTAATAGTTAAACAACTGCCACACACCACTGTTCTTAAATAGTTTTACAACTGTCACACCActgtactgtaatagttttacaACTGCCACACACCActgtactgtaatagttttttcAACTGCTCACCACAGtactgtaatagttttacaGCTGTCACATACCACTCTTCTGTAATAGTTTCACAACTGTCATACCACAGTACTGTAATAGTTAAACAAATCCCACACACCACTGTTCTGTAATAGTTTTACAACCGCCACACCActgtactgtaatagttttaTAACTGTCACACACCTCTGTATTGTAATAGGTTAACAACTGCCACACCACAGTACTGTGATAGTTTTACAACTCTCACACACCACTGTACTGCAATAGTATTAAAACTGTCACACACATCTGTACTGTAATAGGTTTTCAACGTTCACACATCACTAACTACAATAGTTTTACAACTGTCACACACCATTAATAGTTGTTAACCTTGCAGGTAGGGAGTTAGATTTGAAATTCTATacctttttataaaaatatctaaaacgCTCTACTGTAGTTAAATCTTTGTCGCGCCGAATTATTATTTTTGCGAGATGTAATCGGTCGCCAAATACAAGAACATAAATCGCTTGCGAAATTAACTTAGTTAACAGTAATTGGAATTGTTTGTTAATGATAACCCGACCAGAGTAGAGATATTTTATGTAGCCATTACGATAATAATTTCCATGTcttataatacatatgtatattacttggacaaaataatgaaacgcagaattgatgtttaatattaaactgaaaatatatcaCTGGTTCTGAACAGGATTTCTTACATACTAATATCCTCATGCTGCCATCTTGATAAATTTAACAGTCCTATAGATCATACTCAATGGTGTAGGTTACTTACAGGTTTGTGGTCTGGAATTGAAGCCAGCAGCTTGCTAATATCGAAAAACCCTTACTTCGGTCGGTTGGTTAAGTTTGCTTAACATTCTATTAACTattaaggtcatttaaggatgtttgcTCCTGTTTGTTATATGTATCCGGGATGAGTGGGAGAATGCCTTCGGAGGCTGCTTTATATTTTGATTAGGGCTCCTTGCAATAGTGGAACTTTCCCCACTGAATCATGCTGCGAACGACACTAAAAAACACAATCCACTCGCTCAGATACTGACGACTggcaaatcagtcgtcccactgtCCCAAAAGTATGATAGTCAATCAATTGTAGAAATTGTAAACCAAGGGAATATCATCTAAAACAATTCTGACTGAAGAAAATGTCCAAAAACAAGGTAAAACGTTAGATGATTTCGAGAAGACGTACGATAtgaaaatatcccaatttaagGCGCCTTGTACAATTATATAATGGGGACAGGCATACACAATAAAGTATACGTAATCTAATAATCTTATGAGGAGAGTAAACATTGTAAGCCATTCCCTTTTCCATTAAAGCTGAAtatcaataagaaaaaaacccattgtaATCGTTTTAAGTGAACCGCATTGTTTGTTAGATAGTGTGTTAATTAATAGCAAGACGATTCAGCGGACCAATTTAGCTCACCTATATATCATACACAGAAAGAGCGTTtatgttaaaattgtttttggAATTTAAAGTGTATTTACAATGTTCTTTCTATTTTGTTCCTTTCATCATTTCCTGGTCGTTATTAAAGTAGTAAAAATACTAAGCTGTCtgtgtttgattttttttgagacaatgaaatgatacaaaGAATTTGCAATAGATTTAACAAAGAATGAATTCAAACGTCTGagcatttattacattttagttGCTTTCACCGTGCCACAATCTGATACAGTTTGTACTGTCTTCAGACAAGGTCACACGTCACTGTTGATTTTGTATATCTATGTTTGAACAACAAGTCATACACTAACCATGTGTTTAAAGTAAAGTTTATCACAGTTTTGACTTCCGTGTGAACGCGTACCCGGCCCCGACACAGTGACGTCCGCCGTCAACATAGATGGCGTTACCGGTGGTGTAGGACGCCATGTCCGACGCCAGAAAAGCTATGGCGTTCGCCACTTCTTCTGGTTGTACAAGCCTTCCCATCGGGTGTGTTATAACCTCTGCTGCCAACAACTTCCTTTCAGCCTAATTAACAGATGGTAGCAAGACgatcaatttgtttaaatgacGTAGCATTCTTAAGAAACGTTAATGCAATTGCAGTCAAAACCTGGttccagtttcatgaacatcaATCGAAGTCCTAAACTGAAAAATTCCCCATAAGAAAGTATTCAAGAAGTTAATGGAAAAATTTAAACTTACTGAACTTTCCGtaatgtcttttttttcttttttttttctttcgggAATTTGAAGTTAGGGACTTCATCACTTGTGTTCGTAAAATTATGCTATTATCCGTCAAATAGTGatgagagagggagagagagagggaaAGAGAAGGAAGAGAGAGAAAGGGTCCATGATGTAGGGGATAAGGGAACATGCCCTGGACGGACGGAAGTCCGAAGTTTAAGAGAACCGGGCATAAAAATGGGTAAGGATAGgaatatgaaaaatgtaaaaacaacGCGAAGTACGAAATAAACTGTCATAGATAAATTCCATGTGTAAATGATGTTGTGTTACAGTATATTAATCAATAGACAAAAGCTGGCTGGAAATTATAAAGTATCTCCACAACAGGCCGTCGTAACTCGACTATGACCATGGTCCTTAATGGTAAAGTATTGTTTCATGTCTTGGATTAAGTGGAGAGGTTGAATGTTAGTTACCTCTGAATTTCCACTCCCTGCAACATAGAAGTTTGTGTGCGCGACCCCAGGTCTGAAAACacgaaaaaataattaaatgagaACTATGTGAATACATTGATATGTAAGTTACAGAAGGCACGTAAATAGATAATATAGCGTCAGTGTCTTAAATATAAGTTGTATTTTGGCGAGAGTTAAGAAAGACAAAAGTGGCGACCCTCGGAAGTAAGTCGTCGAATCGGCGCACGTGCTGAATTCTAAAATGCAGCTGTTGTTCGTCAGTGCCgaataaagcaaaatatatgTGGTAGGTGTGTTCCGACAACACTAATGCTTGGTGCAGAATGAATggttttatttatcaataaaaagtgTAAAAATGTGGGTCTTACCTTACTTCATTTACACGTACACCATACCTTGATATGTAAGTTACTGAAGGAACGTAAATAGAGAATATAGGGTCagtgtcttaaaatataagTTGTATTTTGGCGAGAGTTAAGAAAGACAAAAGTGGCGACCCTCGGAAGTAAGTCGTCGAATCGGCGCACGTGCTGAATTCTAAAATGCAGCTGTTGTTCGTCAGTGCCgaataaagcaaaatatatgTGGTAGGTGTGTTCCGACAACACTAATGCTTGGTGCAGAATGAATggttttatttatcaataaaaagtgTAAAAATGTGGGTCTTACCTTACTTCATTTACACGTACACCATACCTAGCCAGTTCTAAAATATAAAACGTCACTTCAGAATTATTAACAATTATTACAATTATCTGCGAACCACCATGTGTAAACCTTCTCACAATAACTCAAATAAATATGTATGCTTGAGAATCCTATTGCATACTTAAaagttattaattttatttatttttatatcgcGTTTACATGTCTAGCGAGTTTTTTGCGTCAACTTATTTTCACGATGTACAGCCGAAACACTTCACTTGACATGTACTTGAAATGCTCTCACGACGATTATTTTTTGCGAATTATAGTCGCTCGCACAGTGCGCGAAATCTAATATATCACAATAATGAATTTGTTTACAACACATTTACTACCACGATTGCTGTTTCATTTCAGCTccctttttgttttattatcataaatatgacAAAGAAATCTCATTTTGACATGGAACGTTTTTTTAAAGTGAGCAATAAAGGTGGGTGGAATGAAGATAAGGAATATCCATATTGCCATGAGCTACCCAATTAAAAACGTCAGGCATGCATGCCATCAATGCTATGAAATACTCTACCTAAAGCAAGCGTTTTAGTGAACATCGACATTGCAGCCTTAGTCATTCCGTATACTCCACAGACACTGATCTGAATAAGATAGAAATATATAATCCCAACCATAAACAGACATTCCTCCCAAAAATTCGAATAATGTGCGTTTAGGATGATTTACGGGTATATTTGAGTGATAATTATTCTGCTGTGTTGCTGATATGAAATATCTGCAAATGGATCTCCATTGTATTTACGCTATAAAAGTATGCTAAATATCAGTAATTCACTAATAATTTGAAGAATTAAAATACACTGTCATAAACTCTGACTTAAATTAGCTGTTGACaaataataattacaaaaaagttATCGTCTGAAAACATTATGACGCCATCTTACCGCTTCCTCTGATGCAATACTGGACAAATTCACAACATTTCCTGAAAGGAAACAAAATCGGGGTAAACCCGTAAAAAGAAAGACATATATTTGTGATTACTATGTTTATTGCCTGCCGTTTCAAATATTTCCATACAAATCGTTTTTGCTGACATTAAGAATGATATGAGGCTAAGGGTTTATGCAGGTTTCCTCATATGTAATATACTATGTATGACCATTGTCctttatattgaaattatagATATTTGAACAGGAATCCAAGCCATGTTGATAGGTTAGAATCAGCATACTAGAGATAAGATAAGCCTACCTTTAGTTGCCTTTAGATGGGGTACGGCGAGCTGTGTCATATATAGCTGGGCTTTTACATTGAGATCCATTAAAGCATCATACATATCTGGCGGTGTGTTTACCAGAGTAGCGAATAGCCCTATACCAGCATTATTGATCTACAATCAAACATTATCACTTGTTAAAAAATCAGTTCAACATTAATCAATGCAAAGGAAGTTTTAATGGTTGTTCAGCTTTGCTTTTTCATCAATTTCATCATAGTTACACTTAAAAAATAATGCTTTAGAAACAACAGTGTTGCTAGAATGGCAATAGTACTACCGTTACATCTGAACCAGGTACACTTCTATCTTTTATACATTTTGAATGTAAGGTGCGTCGATAGAAAATAGTGCCATTTGCCAACGTTTCAACCATATGGACAAGTGTATCAAATCAAGTTATTATCCTAGCACTCAAAAGAAAAACTATCCCTTTCTTTTTACCGACGATAAGGGCGATAACATCGAC is a genomic window of Argopecten irradians isolate NY chromosome 10, Ai_NY, whole genome shotgun sequence containing:
- the LOC138333444 gene encoding uncharacterized oxidoreductase MexAM1_META1p0182-like, coding for MDSLKGKVAIITGGGSGFGRATALFFAKYGAKLVIADLNLAGAVAVAGECITKGLGGDDVIAVEANLTNANDRKKIIDKCINKFGRLDVLINNAGIGLFATLVNTPPDMYDALMDLNVKAQLYMTQLAVPHLKATKGNVVNLSSIASEEAISVCGVYGMTKAAMSMFTKTLALELARYGVRVNEVRPGVAHTNFYVAGSGNSEAERKLLAAEVITHPMGRLVQPEEVANAIAFLASDMASYTTGNAIYVDGGRHCVGAGYAFTRKSKL